The Mustelus asterias chromosome 27, sMusAst1.hap1.1, whole genome shotgun sequence genome segment tagtagcacggtagcacagtggttagcactgctgcttcacagctccagggacctgggttcgattcccggcttgggtcactatctgtgtggagtttgcacattctcctcgtgtctgcgtgggtttcctccgggtgctccggtttcctcccacagtccaaagatgtgcgggttaggttgattggccatgctaaaattgcccattagtgtcctgagatgcgtaggttggagggattagtgggtaaatatgtgggggtagggcctgggtgggattgtggtcagtgcagattcgatgggctaaatggcctccttctgcactgtagggattctatgatttctatgattaagatTAACATCAACCTAACATTTGACAGTTTTAGCACTTGTATGTTGGGTCTAAATTTGCAAATATTAACTTAGTGGCTTTTTCAAGCTGCATTGAGGCCTGATGTTTGAATTCTCAATATACATTCCGGTTTATTTGTTTGACTCAGATCCGGTCTCAGATTATGGCTCAGATctcacctcccaaacctatgaccactactatctagatggataaggacagcagatacatgggaacatgacCACTTTTAATTCATTAATGGGATATAGGCatttctggctggccagcatttattgcccatccctaaatgcccttggaaggcagttgagattcaaccaaatTGGTGTAGCTCtcaagtcacatataggccagaccaggtaaggacggcagatttctttccctaaaagacattagtgaaccagatgggtttttccgacaattgacaatggtttcatggtcatcagtagattcttaattccagatcaaaaagagaaaatgatggaaaatctcagcaggtctaacaacatctgtggagagagaatagagccaacgtttcgagtctggatggccctttgtGAAGGGCCAtcaaagggccatccagactcgaaacgttgactctattctctctccacagatgttgtcagacctgctgagattttccagcattgtctgtttttgtttcagattccggcacctgcaatattttgcttttatcttaattccagatttttaaaatcaaattcaaattccaccatctgccacggtgggattcgaacccagatccccagaaatATTAACtgagattaataatctagtgataataccacttggccatcgctccCCCCGAAAGAACCTCCAagcccactcaccattctgacttggaagtatatagatgttccttcactgtcactgggtcaaaacactggaacaccctccccaacagcactttgggtgtacttacatcacatggactgcagcagttcaagaaggctcctcaccaccaccttctcgagggcaattaggtgtgggcagtgaatgctggccaAGCCTGTGGAACCTACATCTTCTGAGTGAATGAAAAAAGCCAGGGAATAGAAATACTGTACGGTAAGAGAtacatcagaattgaacacttacGCAGTAGTTTAATGTGGAAGCTTCAGGTCATCACAACACCCAACAACCAAACTCGGCAACCATAGAGAATTTGATAGAATACGAAGACTatttatgaataaaaaaaagttaatgTTTGATGGAACTGTAATTTGTACTTTGAATGCTTTCCCCGTGTTCTTTCAGCATACACCTGGAGTTCAGCCAGCTGATGTTGATGAAATTGTAAACAAAGGAATTCAGACTCTTGTAATTGGAAGGGGGATGGATGAAGCATTGCAAGTAAGTACATTTTCAGAGCAACATTAAACAAAATGAATCATTAAACTTTGCTTGCGGTGGTTTTGATGAGTCCCTGCTTTTCTGGCAAGGTAATTTTTTGCACCCATCCATTCAATGGATCATTTTTCAGATTTGTCATAAAAGCATTCCTTTGGCAATAGTGCTTATGTTAAAcaccttggggatgggattttccggctgtgctcgcccTAAGACCGGATAGCCCcgccccaaggtcaatggacctttccatggtcttgccccacctgctacgattcctgcttTCCAATGTCGGAGCCAAGGAGGCCGCCATCCCCAGCGCCCCGGTTCCCGCTGTCTCGGACCCACCTACTCTCTTTTGAACTTGTCTTTCCACATGGTCCCATATTCGAAATTTACCCGGCAACGGATGACATTCCGCTCGTCCAGTCACAGGTTAGTTTCACCCGACATTGGGGAAATCAGCCTGTGATTGGCTGAACAGATACTAACGGCACGGTCTTACCTGCTGCTCGCACCACGCTCCCCCTGCAgcgaagacggagaatttggcagccagcggAATGGGAACATCCCGCCAACATGAATGGTTGTAACATTCCGGCCTCAGCATTTTTTGGAAATTCGTTCTGGGAAGTTTTGAAGCTGGACTGTTACCTACACTTGGGGCAAGTGGCAGGTCACTTAAAAATGTCTCGTGGCCACACCTGGCCCATGGGCGAGCCTGATTTAGGCTGAcgttccagtgcagcactgagtgaatgctgcattgtcaaacTATATCGTCTttgaaatgagatgttaaaccaaggctccaATTTGGTATTTAATAAAACTGGTCTTAAAGAAATGTTGAATAAATTTGACTATTTATCAGAGTGAATGATAACCTATTAAAAATCTCTttggatcacagaatcataggttacagcacagaaggaggctatttgacccattatGTCTGTGTTGGCTCTCTAAAAGAGGACCTCCGTTAGTTCCACTCTCTTgcactttccccacagccctgcatttTTTCTCTTCGGGTGCTTGTCAAATTCCCTTCTGAAATTTCCAATTGTGACTGCTTCCACTGTGAgcattccagatctgaaccaATCACTGCAAAAAAATATTTTACCTGATCTTATTGGATATTTTTGAATATAGTTATTGGGTATCATCACATTGACATCAAATTGAGTTTTAATATATCCTTCAGTTTTGTAAAATTGTTTATTGACAACATGGTAATCCACAGATTTGATCTGGACTCGAGATTTGATCCAAGTCAGTTATGAGTGCAAGTTGCATTCGGTACTGAATGACTGAAAGCATGGACGTAGCATCATGGATATTCAACGTGAACTGTTGGTTTTAGGTGCCTGAAGCCACACTGTCTTTCATCAGAAGCAAAGGTATTGATGCTGTGGTTCTACAAACAGAGATGGCCGTACAGCAGTACAACAAACTGGTGAAAGAGGGGGTCGCTGTTGGAGGAATCTTCCATTCAACCTGCTGAAGCATCTGAGCTGCCATCTAGTGGACCACAGGAGATTAGTTAGTTATGTTCAGATGCCCAGTTTTAAcatttttgttatttttttaaacacAAAGAAACAAAATAGCTCAAAATGTGTGTTCTGAGCAGTGGGGCAGACTTTGAAAACCATTTAAACAATTTCCTTGCTTTCAATTGAAAAGATTATTTGAAATGCAGTGAAGCAATAGTTGATTATATTATCTGTTTGACTGATTAATAAACATTCCTTATTGCGTCTGTCTACAGTGTATGCTGAACTCTATTATATCACTTCTGACTTTGGCTGTTGCAGATGTTGGTTTATAGTCAGTGCTGTGAGCATGGGATCTTTATCTCGTATGCATGTAGCCCAGAGTAGCAAGTACTAGATGTTTGTTATCTGTGCCTGGAATTGACTTTGGGTAATTGGGGTAACAGCAACCTAAATAACTTCCCTATAAGTTATTAATAATTTGAAAGCCATCACTGACCATCAGATGTAGCCGTGGCAACTACTTTAATTGCAATAGCTGTCTTctaagccttttggctaagatcaagtgtagtgtcgacatgctgtgcttggttgaagtcattaggttacattttagcttcatttgaagcaatttttaaaagcggcatctcggccttttggctaagatgaaagcCTTGGAGGAgaagctatgcctactccaatcagcttggatcatgtagatcaagcccaagataggaggtgagagccctgtcttagcttggatcgggaatgtctcaacttgttgagactctgaattgaacttgatttgattgaattggaataaaaatacaaaaaaaaagctgTCTTCTAAGATGACAACTGACatcaggtttaaagtttattaacactgcaataaagttactgtgaaaatcccctagtcgccacactcttgtacctttttgggtacattgagggagaatttagcatagccaatgcacctaaccaactcaccattcagactgtgggaggaaaccggagcacctggaggaaacccacgcagacacagggagaaagtgctgactccgcacagtgagccaagccaggaatcggacctaGGTCCCTGGGATTGTGAGGTAGCAATAACGATGAATGAAACATCATCTAAATTTATTGAGTCATTAAACGTCCCACATTCCACAGTCACTCATGTAATTCATCACAATCacctcatagaatgatagaatggtTATAGCCCACCGGGTCCACTTTGACCTTTTTGACCAAACCGCAACTAATGACTTCCCAAAGATCACAGCTTAAATAATTCTGAGGTGTACACAACACTGTATAATTGGCTTTGCTGTGTCACGTGTAAGTTTGTTTCACATTCCAAAAAAAAAAGCTAGCTGCAAAAAATGTAGAAATAGAACACTTCGTGTGAACTGCTGGCTACTTTTTCTCTTAACTAAATTCATTTAAATGATTGTTTTCAGCCACAGAAATAAATACCTCATACTAAAGATAATTGTAAAAAGGAATGAATACATTAGTTTACTAAATAGAGGCAGCAGGCCAAA includes the following:
- the LOC144480024 gene encoding mth938 domain-containing protein-like isoform X1, which gives rise to MTSPSIASLKWGEMKVEGSDTLYKDCKVWPGGNRTWDWRETGTRHTPGVQPADVDEIVNKGIQTLVIGRGMDEALQVPEATLSFIRSKGIDAVVLQTEMAVQQYNKLVKEGVAVGGIFHSTC